atttctggaagaagagttgtatatgatgcaacccgaaggttttatcaatccaaaggatgctaacaaagtgtgcaagttccggcgatccatttatggactggtgcaagcatctcgaagttggaataaacgttttgatagtgtgatcaaagcatatggttttatacagacatttggagaagcctgtatttacaagaaagtgagtgggagctttgtagcatttctaatattatatgtggatgacatattgttgattggaaatgatatagaatttctaggtagcataaaaggatacttgaataaaagtttttctatgaaagacctaggtgaagctgcttatattttgggtatcaagatctatagagatagatcaagacgattaattggactttcacaaagcacataccttgataaagttttgaagaagttcaaaatgggtcaagcaaagaaagggttcttgcctgtgttacaaggtgtgaagttgagtcagactcaatgcccgatcactgcagaagatagagagaaaatgaaagtcattccctatgcctcagccataggttctatcatgtatgcaatgctgtgtaccagacctggtgtgtgccttgctataagtttattagggaggtaccaaagtaatccaggagtggatcactggacagcggtcaagaacaccggaggaacaccttgtgtgctatcaaacgtcacaacgtaactgggtgattataaaggtgctctacaggtgtctccaaaggtatttgttgggttggcatatatgaagattaggatttgtcactccgagtatcggagaggtatctctaggccctctcgaaaatgcacatcactataagccttggaagcaatgtgactaatgagttagttatgggatgatgcatgacggaacgagtaaagagacttgccggtaacgagattgaactaggtatgaggataccgacgatcgactctcgggcaagtaacataccgatggcaaagggaacaatgtatgttgttatgtggtttgaccgataaaaatattcgtagaatatgtaggagccaatatgagcatcctggttcctctattggttattgaccggagaggtgtcttggtcatgtctacatagttctcgaacccgtagggtccgcacgcttaacgttcgatgacgatatgtattgtgagttatgtggtttgatgtaccgaaggttgttcggagtcccggatgtgatcacggacatgacgaggagtctcgaaatggtcgagacataaagattgatatattggaaggttatgtttggacaccgaaaaggtttcggataggttcgggcatttttcggagtaccggagggttaccggaaccccccgtgaggttaatgggccttcatgggctttagtggaagagaggaggaggcggccaggtggaggcgcgcgccccccaagcccaatccgaattggggggggggggctttccttctcttcctcttcctctttctttcccctcctagttggactaggaaaggggggaacctactcctagtacaagtaggattcccccccttggggcgcgccccatgaggccggctgaccccctcctcccctcctttatatacgggggagggggcaccccatagacacacaagttgatttcttagccgtgtgcggtgcccccctccacagatttccacctcggtcatatcgttgtagtgcttaggagaagccttgcgccggtaacttcatcatcaccgtcaccaggccgtcgtgctgaaggaactctccctcggcctcagctggatctagagttcgagggacgtcaccgagctgaacgtgtgcagattgcggaggtgccgtgcattcggtacttgatcggttggatcgcgaagacgttcgactacatcaaccgcgttacttaacgcttccgctttcggtctacgagggtacgtggacacactctcccgctcgttgctatgcatcacctagatggatcttgcgtgttcgtaggaatttttttgaaattactgcctTCCCCAACACTATGTTATCCAGGCATATTTGGAAGATCACTAATAGTCTGAAGAAGAAAAATCTTCTTCTGGTTGGTGCTACATGATAGAATAAACTCTAAAGCCCGGCTCAAAAGAAAAGGATTTCACATGAGCAGCTATTCTTGCTGCTTATGCAATCATAATACCCGGGAAACATTGCTGCAGCCCTAGTGGCATTGTGATTTTGCTCTGAATTGCTGACATTTGCTAACCATTGACATGCATAGGGGTATTTCAGTTTGTGAACGTTCTCTTGTCCATTCCCATGGAGCACCCTGAACATCTGGCTACAGAGAAATGGTAAGATCTTCACGAATGCAACTCCATCGCTTCAAGCATGGAAGCACTCCCTCAAGGAAGATCAGAACATGCTTAGTCACATAATTAGGAAGAAGCATGTTGCTTGCTTTCATGCCTGGATATACTCTAAATTGTGATCCATTTTCATTGTGTTGCCCAGAACTGAAATACACTGAGCCTTTCTTGCTATTTTAGTTAGCTTAGCTAGCTTTTTCCTCCTTTTGTTTTGCTCCTCTATTTATCCATTATACTTTTTATATATACTAGTAGTACGACTATCTTTTTTGATGCTCTGCACCATAGATCAATTGTTTTGTGGTATTGTcatcagtatatatatatatatatataatgtataatACATAAATAGAGCAAAACAAAAGGAGGAAAAAGCTAATTAAGCTAACTAAAATAGCAAGAAAAGCTCAGTAAAAGTGCTTAGTTAATTTGCATTAGTCTAGACTTAGTTTCATCGAAACATCCATCTGTATATCTACACGTATGCCCAAGATACTTCCTCTATTATTATTTACTCTGCGTGCTagctttgtcctaagtcaaactttaCCAGCTTTATGCAAAACAATATGGACAATAACAAGTATAAATGATGTTCCCCAGAAAAACAAGTATATATGATGTGAAATATATTCAGTGATAAACCTAATGATATTTATTTGGTAGTTTAGGTATTAATAAATTATTATgcagaataaataaaaacagtgGAAGTAGTGAATCTTAAGGTGGCAGCATGTATGCATGCATTAAGCTGCAGCAAATAGTGCATGTGCTGTTGATTATGCATATGCATGGCACCATGCATGCAACATCAGATGAGAAGCTTCTATCTGGGGTGATGAACCCAACCTCCTTCATGCATTCTTAATCGGAACCTTCCTCGACCACTCTTCAGCGAGCTTCTTGCGGACCTTCTTCTTTGTTCTATACCTTAATTACCTATCTCCAAGAATAGTACTACCTCCTATCCATCATAaatgtcgcagttttgaactaaccTCGGTTTAAGACTGCGACACTTTGCTTTGAATTGGTGGGAGTAATATAATACTctcttcgtcccaaaataagtgtctcaactttgtactagccaGGTTTACCTTACAGTGCCCCAGATTAATTATTGTGCTAGTCTCAGCTTATTGCCTCCTTCAGCTATGCGTATGTGGCCTGCTGAGAAACTTATATTGGTGTTCTGACCATTCTGGTCAGAATGAATTATTTGGTCAAAACTGGAATTTGTCATGAGTGACGTCACATTGGAATAGAATGTGACAAGTCAAGATGGAGTAGAAGGTTGCCATGTCTGAAATGGATAAGGAAAGTTTCGAGGTTCCTTCCTAATAAATTAAGGGCATTTTGGGCAATACCAAATAGAAGACAAACGTGCTTGTCCTAGCTAGCTTTGCTACACATTCAGTTGTGCCTATCGGACCCGCGATTAGCAGCAGACAGCGACTAGCTGCTTGTCTAGCTAccttttttttttaaacgaaggcaaaagatttgcctcttcAATTAAATAAGGGAGAGAATAGTTTAGAGTTTTTTACAACGCACTCACAAATGCGGCATGGCAATTACTCGGACACTATTATGTTCCCTAGTTTCTTTGCGCCGGTGGTCACCCATAGTTTTGCATCTTCTAAAATGTTGGTAAGAAGAATCGTCGGTGGTGCGCTTTTGTGGCGGAAAACGCGGGCGTTTCTCTCGTTCCAAATTACCCAAGAAACGAGCATGGTGAGGGAGGCCCTTGCGTCTCGGTTAGGACTATTATTGTCGGTTCTTTTTTGCCACCACGCGTTGACGGTTTCATCCAAGTGCCACTCGGAGGTGTCCATGTGTGCAAGTCCAAGCTGCTCTATGATCAATCTCCAAAGCCTAAGCGTGTAGCGACACTTGAAGAAGAGATGTGTCCCCGTTTCTTGTTCCCTCTTGCAAAGCGAGCAAAGGCCACAGTTTTGCCAACCACGCTTCTCCAGACGATCGGCTGTCCAAATCCTATCTTGCAAGGCCAACCAAGCAAAGAATTTAATCTTCGGAGGTGCCCAAGCCTTCCAAACCATACGGTCCATGGGGGATAGGGTCAAGCCAAGAAACTGAGCCTTGTAGGCGGAGCTCGCCGTGTATATCCCGTCGTTCGCATGCTTCCAAATGATATCATCTTCCGCTTGCATATCAAGGCGGAAGTCATGCAAGAGCATCCAAAGGTTGAAGAATTTCGAGATGTGGTTGACAGAGATAGTGGTGCCTTGCTTTATTTTAAGGATCCAAGCATTCTCCTTGATAGCCTCGTGCACCCTTCAATTCTTTCTTGTCGAGGCCTCAAAAATTAGCGGTGCGATGTCCTTGGGCATACGaccaagaagccaaggggagtcCCAAAAAGGCGTTTTGGCGCCATCCCCGACGGTGATAGTCGTAGATGCATAGAAGAACTCACGGTCCTCTACGGTGCAGGGGTTGCCAAGGCCAACCCAAAGTTTTTTGGGCTCCTTCCATTCAAACCATAGCCATCGTAACCGCAAGGCCCTTGCGAACTTTTCGGTATTGAGCACTCCAAGGCCACCGTACTCCTTTGGTCTGCAAACCGCATTCCAGTTGACCTTACATTTGGCTCCCGTGGTCTTTTCCACACCCGACCAAAGGAAAGCCCTCTCAATCTTGTTGAGGTTATCCAGCGTGCTAGGTGGCACGATGAGAGGTGTGATCGAGAACACCGCTTGAGCCTTGTAGGCGGAGCTCGCCGTGTATATCCCGTCGTTCGCATGCTTCCAAATGATATCATCTTCCGCTTGCATATCAAGGCGGAAGTCATGCAAGAGCATCCAAAGGTTGAAGAATTTCGAGATGTGGTTGACATAGATAGTGGTGCCTTGCTTTATTTTAAGGATCCAAGCATTTTCCTTGAGAGCTACTTGTATGCACATGTTACGACCACACGCCACATATCCCTGGCTGGCTAGCTAGCTATCTAATTACACAGGAGAAGTGGAAAATTGCACTCTACAACTCGACATATGTATCCAAATTTTCGTGTGTATTTTTTTCAATGACAAGCGGAATTTATTATAAAAGTTCACCTTAAGTCAAAGAACCATATacgtaataaaaattatatcaagGTCTCTAGGCTACTACCATTGCCAAAAAAACTTGAGTCGGAGTCGAACCCTTGAAACGACCTAAAGCACCTATCATCATATCTCGCCGTATCACACGCACGATGTGAGATCCTCATCTCGTCATCACAAAAGAGACGATAGGAATCTACACCGGAGCTCCGTCGATTCAATCTATCCGGATATGCTCGTGGAGGATCAAAACTCGAAGACCAACCCAAAGAAGACACACCATCATCCATCCAAGCACCGCTCTGGGAGGACAAAATAATCgtcctaacctaaactactaagtGAAGCTGAGGCGGGAGGATTCCATAGGCTGGTCGTTGGAGCCTTGAGGGGAAGAATTGGACCTAAACCACAGCTTACAAGGAATGGAAGAAAATTGATCTATGAATTTCATCCGGATGATTAACCGACGTGCCAATATGCTATGTGTGCTAGGTGTCATTCGGTGCTGGCGAGTTTGCCTGCAACTTGACCAAAAAGAAGAAAAGAGTGTCTAAAGTTCTATAGACTGACGGCTCCTGCCTAACCGCAAATTACCGTTATTTCCTCCTTTTCTTTCTGGAAGCGGACCCCAACGGACGCATGCACGACAAATTAATCGCAGATACGTACAATGTATCACATGTTTTTGTGCCAGTGGAGTGTTACATTCTTGGGATCCCTACATTCTTCTAATCTAATCCAATTGTTCATGAAAGACACACGTGGTGGTGGCCGGTCGGGTCCACTTGGCACTACGTCCACTTGATTGTTGCTAAATAAGCTAGCTCATCAGCTACACAAGTTCAATTAATATTATTGGTATGAATTCCCCATGATCGTTCACATATCCTATTATGCTCTTTTGCTTCCGATCTCAAATGTACGTGATGAACGGTGAATatgaaaacataaaaaaaaaaatctgattttcCTTTTTCACCTGCAGCAATATTTAGGTTCAATATTTTCTGAAGAAATTACTGCATTTGATATAAAAAATAAATCTTTTgtgggaaaaataaaataaaataaaagttcaAAAATTGCATTTTGTGTAGACCACCGACTTTGTTTTCCAGTCCATAGCACCACGAATGTCATTTCTGCACGAAAAATACAGGCATGTCTAATACTTGAACATGTCCACTGCAAGCATAATTCAaatcttttttaattattttgtttttttaattGTACACTTCATAGAGGTGGATATGAGCTTGGGAACCAAAACTCTATGTCGTGACGGATTCTTTTTGTCTTGACAGTCACCACTAGTGCCAGGAAATTTCAAATTTTTGGATCTTAACATTCATGAATCCGTGTCTTTTTATGGTTTCCATAATTTGCTGGAATCTGCATCTCCATTTCTAGCACTATCTCAACCAACAAAATAATATTCATGTCAAAACAAATGTGCCCCAGCAAACTCCACGTCGCCATCACTTGCAGTTAAACAATCAAGGAGACAGAGAAGCAGAGCATTTTTTTTCCAATAATTCCAACTCTACCCTCCCCTGCATCATTCTCAGGTCTCAGCACTGCTCAAAGAACTTCGCGCCACCGGTATAAATTCCATGGAGCCGCGCCTCCATCCGTTCCAACCTCCAACTCCATCTCTAATCCCAGTAGCACGGCCTCTTCTTCTCCGTCTTGTACATCTACGTCGCCCCGGCTAACAACCGGCGTCGACAACCTCCTGGCCCGCCGTGCCATGACCACACAGCGAAACCACCACCGAGCAGCAGCGGAAGAATTCCCGCTTCACTCGCCGGGCTCCTCCACCGGCTCCGCCGACTCCGCGCCCTGGCACCACCGCGCCCCGGCCACGCCGCCACCTGTGCTTCCGTTCGACACCAGCGACGCCGACGAGATGCTCCTGCTCAACATGCTCTCCCAGCACCGCGAGGTCCAGCAAGCCGCGGCCGCACCGACGACGGCGCCGGTGAATCAAGAGGCCGATGAGGAGGACAAGGTGGCACTAGGTGTGGATCGCGCGTTCCGCGGAGTGCGGAAGCGACCGTGGGGCAAGTTCGCGGCCGAGATCCGGGACTCGACGCGCAACGGCGTGCGGGTCTGGCTGGGCACGTTCGACAGCCCCGAAGCTGCGGCGCTGGCGTACGACCAAGCTGCGTTCGCCATCCGCGGCGGCGCCGCCGTGCTCAACTTCTCGGCCGACCAGGTCCGGCGCTCTCTCGAGGGCGCCGCTGACGACGTTTGCGGCCGTGCCCATGGCGTATCGCCCGTGCTCGCACTCAAGCGGCGGCACTCCATGCGTAGCCGGAAGGCCACAGCGGTGAGCAAGAAGGCAAGGGCCGCGCGTGGCCAGCCAGAGGGCGTGGTGATGGAGCTTGAGGACCTGGGTGCGGAGTACCTCGAGCAGCTGCTTGGCGCCTCCGAGGACACGGCGTCCATGTCTTCATGGTGCTGGAGCCACCACTCCATCTGATGCAAGTCAAGCACTCAGGCGTGAAGACGACGGATGGGTCGCTCGCTGTTTTTCTTTCTTATATCTTTTCTTATCATTCATGGTGATAGAATTCAGATAGCTTCG
This window of the Triticum aestivum cultivar Chinese Spring chromosome 5D, IWGSC CS RefSeq v2.1, whole genome shotgun sequence genome carries:
- the LOC123126228 gene encoding ethylene-response factor C3 — encoded protein: MTTQRNHHRAAAEEFPLHSPGSSTGSADSAPWHHRAPATPPPVLPFDTSDADEMLLLNMLSQHREVQQAAAAPTTAPVNQEADEEDKVALGVDRAFRGVRKRPWGKFAAEIRDSTRNGVRVWLGTFDSPEAAALAYDQAAFAIRGGAAVLNFSADQVRRSLEGAADDVCGRAHGVSPVLALKRRHSMRSRKATAVSKKARAARGQPEGVVMELEDLGAEYLEQLLGASEDTASMSSWCWSHHSI